In Pseudoxanthomonas sp. SE1, the genomic stretch AGATGCCGGGGATGGACGGTTTCCAGACGCTGCGCGCGATTCCCGCCAGCGAAATGCCGCTGGTGGTGTTCGTGACCGCCTACGACCACTACGCCATCCGCGCCTTCGAGGCCTCGGCCACCGATTACCTGCTCAAGCCCGTGGACGATTCACGGTTGGCGCAGGCCCTGTCGCGCGTGCGCCAGGCGCGCGCGCAGCGCGAGGCCAGCGGCCACTGCGCCACCCTGCTCGGCCTGCTGGGCGAACTGAGCGGCCGTCCACCCCTGCAGCTGGACGAGGCCCTCAAGCCCGATGCGCTGGACCTGCTGCGGCGCGAGGAAAAACTCGCGATCCGCGACGGTGGCCGTACCGTGCGCGTGGACCTGCACAACATCCGCTGGATCGATGCCGCGGGCGACTACATGTGCATCCACGTGGATGGGGAAGGCCACACCGGCACCACCCTGATCCTGCGCGCCACCATGCGCGAGCTCGAGAAGCAGCTGGATCCACAGCGCTTCCCGCGCATCCACCGCTCCACCATCGTCAATGCGCGCCGTGTTGTGGAGATGCGACCGCATACCAACGGGGAGAGCTTCCTGCGATTGGACTGCGGACAGGAACTGAAACTGTCGCGCAGCCATCGCGACAAGCTGGCGGTGTTGCTTTAGTACCGCCGGACTAGTGTGGGAGCGACGCAAGTCGCGACGGCACGCGCGGGAACAGGTG encodes the following:
- a CDS encoding LytTR family DNA-binding domain-containing protein, whose product is MDNATSPPRPARLRALIVDDEPLARRGLEIRLAAHADVDIVGQYGDGASAIAGLREHRPDLMFLDVQMPGMDGFQTLRAIPASEMPLVVFVTAYDHYAIRAFEASATDYLLKPVDDSRLAQALSRVRQARAQREASGHCATLLGLLGELSGRPPLQLDEALKPDALDLLRREEKLAIRDGGRTVRVDLHNIRWIDAAGDYMCIHVDGEGHTGTTLILRATMRELEKQLDPQRFPRIHRSTIVNARRVVEMRPHTNGESFLRLDCGQELKLSRSHRDKLAVLL